One window of Cryobacterium arcticum genomic DNA carries:
- a CDS encoding LCP family protein, whose protein sequence is MPTVPAVQPAPVRHVAAPPTRRRAWRIVFLIFGVFAVAVFAVAGVTVFNLTRSFDAVEKIPDAFPAESVDRPPVSTGAAATALNFLLLGSDSRGDSTGSIASISGQRSDTIVILHIPADRAGLSVMSIPRDSWLEIPGYGEAKVNAALSYGGVPLAVQTVEGLIGARIDHVAVIDFAGFKAVTDALGGVDIDNPIAFDSYHLAGHVFPQGVQHLDGTEALAFVRERYAFTDGDFQRVRNQQLLIRALLSGLMHKSTLTDPGTMGAVIGAVTPHLAIDDKLSSADLVALGVELRDVRADDVAFFTIPTAGTGTSADGQSIVNLDWTALPAVQEAFQSDTVGAMVQQAQAAG, encoded by the coding sequence ATGCCCACAGTGCCCGCAGTGCAACCCGCCCCGGTGCGACACGTAGCGGCGCCGCCCACCCGCCGGCGGGCCTGGCGCATCGTGTTCCTGATCTTCGGGGTGTTCGCCGTGGCAGTGTTCGCCGTGGCGGGAGTCACCGTCTTCAACCTCACCCGCAGTTTCGATGCGGTCGAGAAGATCCCGGATGCCTTCCCCGCCGAGAGCGTCGACCGGCCGCCGGTCTCCACGGGAGCCGCGGCCACGGCGCTGAACTTCCTGCTGCTCGGCTCGGACTCCCGCGGCGACAGCACCGGCTCGATCGCGAGCATCAGCGGGCAGCGCTCCGACACCATCGTGATCCTGCACATTCCCGCCGACCGCGCCGGCCTGTCGGTGATGTCGATTCCTCGCGACAGCTGGCTCGAGATCCCCGGGTACGGAGAAGCCAAGGTGAACGCCGCCCTGTCGTACGGCGGGGTGCCGCTGGCTGTACAGACCGTGGAGGGCCTGATCGGGGCGCGCATCGACCATGTAGCCGTGATCGACTTCGCCGGTTTCAAGGCCGTGACGGATGCGCTCGGCGGCGTCGACATCGACAATCCCATCGCCTTCGACTCGTACCATCTCGCCGGCCATGTCTTCCCGCAGGGTGTGCAACACCTCGACGGCACCGAGGCTCTGGCCTTTGTCCGGGAACGCTACGCCTTTACCGACGGTGACTTCCAGCGGGTGCGCAACCAGCAGTTGCTCATCCGGGCCCTGCTCAGCGGTCTCATGCACAAGTCCACCCTGACCGACCCGGGCACCATGGGGGCGGTTATCGGAGCCGTCACGCCCCACCTGGCGATCGACGACAAACTGTCCTCCGCCGATCTTGTGGCCCTCGGCGTGGAGCTGCGTGACGTGCGGGCCGACGACGTGGCGTTTTTCACCATCCCCACCGCCGGAACAGGAACCTCGGCCGACGGCCAGTCGATCGTGAACCTGGACTGGACGGCGCTGCCTGCGGTGCAGGAGGCCTTTCAATCGGACACCGTCGGTGCGATGGTTCAGCAGGCGCAAGCGGCCGGCTGA